The nucleotide sequence TTCGGCGACGTCCGGCCCGCCGCCACCCTCGTGGCCGTCTCCGCGCTGCTGCACCCCTCGCTGCGCGTGGAGATCGAGGTCTACGCGGCGGTTCTGTCGTAGGGGGCGGGCATACTCGCGCGGTGACTGTCTGGACCCTCGGCGAGATCGAGGCGGCCCTGCGCGCCAGCTGGTCCGCCGACACCTGCTCGCCGGACGACGTGGCCCGCAGCCCCTGGCACCCGGACAACCCGGCCTGGGGCCACTGCGACGTCACCGCGCTCGTCCTGCACGACCTGCTCGGCGGCGAGCTCATGCTCGGCGAGGTGTGGCACGGTGCCGAGCAGCACGGCTACCACTGGTGGAACAGGCTGGCGAGCGGCGTCGAGCTGGACCTGACGCGGTCACAGTTCGTCGACGGGCAGCAGGTGGTCGGGGCGCGCCCGGTGGCCCGCCCGCCCGGCCCGCCACCCCGCCGGCTCAGGGAGTACCAGATGCTTCGCGAGCGGGTCGCCGCCCGGCTGGGGCCGCTGCCGTCCCACGCGTGACGGGTGTGGTGGGCTCAGGCGGGGGTGGCGCTGACGTCGAGGAAGCGGGCGCCGGTGGTGGTCGTGGGGTGGAAGCCGTGCGCGGTCAGCGCGGCCTGGAGCGTCGCGGCGAGGTCGGTGAGGCGGGCCGGGTCGGGCGGCTCGTAGCACAGGTGCAGCGCGCCGCCCGGGCGCAGCAGGCCGCGGATCAGGGCGAGCTCGTGCGCGGGGGAGCGGGTCCAGAAGAGGTTGACGTTGACGGCGAACGCGGTGTCGAAGCGCTCGTCGGTGGCCAGCTCCTCCAGCGCGGTGTCGCGGAAGTCGGCCCGGCCGGCGGTGATGTGCGCGGCGTTGCGCCGCGTGGCGCGGTCGATGGCGACCGGTGAGCGGTCGATGGCGAGCAGGTGGCCGCCGTCGAGGCGTTGGCAGACGAGGTCCGCCGCCACGCCGGGGCCGCAGCCGATCTCCAGCACGTGGTCGGTGGGTGCCACGTCCAGCCGCTCGACCGCCCACCGGAGCCGGTCCGGCACGTTCATGATCGGACTTTAACGGACCGTGGCCACGGGCCGCCCGTCGCGGAGGCGGTCCGTGGCCACGGTCTCTTCGTGGGGAAACTGCGGTCTACAAGGGACTTACGGGTAGTTGTTCAGGGTCTGCCGCTGGGTCGCCGTGTTGGCGGTACCGCCGCTGTTGTTGATGATGCGGTTGATCGTGCCGACGCCGCCCAGCGAGATCGTCACCAGGTTGTGGAAACGCACGCCGGGCGTGTCCGGTACCTCGAACGAGCGCTCGTTGACCACCGCGGGGTTGACGTTGAAGTAGCAGTAGCTGCCCACGCCCCACGCCTCGTGCGTGGTGACGCCGCTCGCCACCTTGTACGCGGCGTACCCTCGCGTGCTGCCGTTCATCCACGCGGCCTGGTTCGGCGGGTCGTACGGCTTCTCGTTCTGGAAGAAGTACGTGCGGCCGCCGTTGCCGTTCCAGATGACCTCGTACTTCTGGTAGTGCTCGACGAACAGGCCGTACATGGTGACGTTGTCGCCGTTGACGACGAGCCCGGTGTCGGCCGGGTTGACGGTCCAGCCGACGCCGTCACCGTGGTCGGCGCGCCACAGCCACATGTGGTCGCCGATCACGTTGTCGCTGTTGACCACGAGCGAGTTGGTGGCCTTGCCGGCGACCGCGCCGCCGATGCGGAAGAACACGTCGTGCAGCGACGTCGGGTTGGCGGCGTGGCTCGCCGACGACCCGGCCGGGCCGACCTCCATGAGCGTGTTGGTGTTGACGGTGCCCGCCTCGATCATGAGGCCGGCGACCTTCACGCCGTCGACGTCGGCGACCGAGATGGCCGTCGAGCCGTTGGTGGGCCGGATCGTGGCGAGGCCGAGGCCGAGCACCACCGTGTCGGGGCGGGTGATCCGGATGGGCTGGTCGGTCTGGTAGAGGCCCGGCGTGAACAGCAGGTGCCGCCCGGCGGCGAGCGCGTTGTTGATGGTCGCCGCGGTGGTGCCGGGGCGGACCACGTAGAACTGGCTCAGCGAGATCGACGAGCCGGCCGGCGTCTTGTTGAACCAGGTGGTGCCGGAGGAGTTGGTGCGCAGCGCGGGCACGAACACCCGGTACTCACCGGTGCCGTCGATGTACAGGAACGGCTTCTCGCGGACCACCGGCGTGGTGCCGATGACGGTGTGCGGCGGGTTCGGGTAGTTGGCCGCCGGCGCGCCGGACACGCCCTGGAACACCATGTTCCACACGCCGCCGTTCCAGCTGCCGAACTCGCTGTTGCGCGAGTACCACTGCTGCTGCGAACCGGAGACGACCTGACCGTCCACCTTGGTGTCGGCGATGAAGCCGCCGGAGGACCAGCCGTCGCCGCCGTTCCAGAGCTGGATCTGGTTGCCGGCGCCGCGCAGGTGCATGCGGCGGTACGGCGCGGCCTGGGAGACCGCCCAGCGTTCCACGATGGTGCCGGCGGGCAGCGTGACGGAGAGGTTTTCGGCCGAGCGCCAGAAGTTCTGGGTGGCGTTGCCGCCCATCCAGAACGCCTCGGCGCGCACGTGGCCGTTGAGGTTGGTGTCGTCCGGCGACATGCCGAGGCCGGCGACCTGGGTGAAGAAGCCGAGGTTGACGTCGGCCGTGTAGTTGCCGGGCTTGAACAGCACCGCGTACCGGTTGGGCGCGAACTGCGCCGTCTCCTGCTGCGCGAAGATGGTGTTCAGTCGACTTTGGATGGTCGAGGTGGGTGTGGAGGGGTCGAAGACGAACGTGTTCGGCCCGAAGTTGGGGTTGCGCGGGTCGGTCGGCTCGACCGGGTCGACCGGGCCCGTGGTGGGCGGCGTGGTCGGCGGGGTCGAGGTGGTGCCGGTGCGGACCTGCAGCTCCCAGAGCGAGTACCCGTATGCGGTGGCGCGGGCGGTGCCGTTCACCCGCACGTACCGGCCGGTGCCGCTCACGTCGAGCGTCTGGGTGCCGCCGGTCGAGGTGGTCGTGGAGTAGATGGTGGTCCAGCTGGTGCCGT is from Phytohabitans houttuyneae and encodes:
- a CDS encoding class I SAM-dependent methyltransferase, whose translation is MNVPDRLRWAVERLDVAPTDHVLEIGCGPGVAADLVCQRLDGGHLLAIDRSPVAIDRATRRNAAHITAGRADFRDTALEELATDERFDTAFAVNVNLFWTRSPAHELALIRGLLRPGGALHLCYEPPDPARLTDLAATLQAALTAHGFHPTTTTGARFLDVSATPA
- a CDS encoding YunG family protein produces the protein MTVWTLGEIEAALRASWSADTCSPDDVARSPWHPDNPAWGHCDVTALVLHDLLGGELMLGEVWHGAEQHGYHWWNRLASGVELDLTRSQFVDGQQVVGARPVARPPGPPPRRLREYQMLRERVAARLGPLPSHA
- a CDS encoding discoidin domain-containing protein encodes the protein MIFRGFPSRTPLRRIRRRPLILTVVAAVVLALIPLGAIPFASAAPTLISQGKPVTASSSESAAYPASAVVDGNTGTRWASAFSDPQWIQIDLGTTATISQVVLRWEAAYASAYQIQTSGNGTTWTNIYSTTTSTGGTQTLNVTGTGRYVRMNGTARATAWGYSLWEFEVIGEFGGQPNACGTANAAAGRPATASSTESATAYPASAAVDGNTGTRWASAFSDPQWIQVDLGTSQSICQVVLQWEAAYATAYQIQTSANGTSWTTIYSTTTSTGGTQTLDVSGTGRYVRVNGTARATAYGYSLWELQVRTGTTSTPPTTPPTTGPVDPVEPTDPRNPNFGPNTFVFDPSTPTSTIQSRLNTIFAQQETAQFAPNRYAVLFKPGNYTADVNLGFFTQVAGLGMSPDDTNLNGHVRAEAFWMGGNATQNFWRSAENLSVTLPAGTIVERWAVSQAAPYRRMHLRGAGNQIQLWNGGDGWSSGGFIADTKVDGQVVSGSQQQWYSRNSEFGSWNGGVWNMVFQGVSGAPAANYPNPPHTVIGTTPVVREKPFLYIDGTGEYRVFVPALRTNSSGTTWFNKTPAGSSISLSQFYVVRPGTTAATINNALAAGRHLLFTPGLYQTDQPIRITRPDTVVLGLGLATIRPTNGSTAISVADVDGVKVAGLMIEAGTVNTNTLMEVGPAGSSASHAANPTSLHDVFFRIGGAVAGKATNSLVVNSDNVIGDHMWLWRADHGDGVGWTVNPADTGLVVNGDNVTMYGLFVEHYQKYEVIWNGNGGRTYFFQNEKPYDPPNQAAWMNGSTRGYAAYKVASGVTTHEAWGVGSYCYFNVNPAVVNERSFEVPDTPGVRFHNLVTISLGGVGTINRIINNSGGTANTATQRQTLNNYP